The Eleutherodactylus coqui strain aEleCoq1 chromosome 6, aEleCoq1.hap1, whole genome shotgun sequence genome window below encodes:
- the LOC136631957 gene encoding mucin-6-like: MRPVSVLLLVSLSAAFVLISARSEPKPEPKCPKNQHWEDRGTACPKNCQNKDALIKCTADTVAGCFCDKGYVFQSGESGPCVLIKDCPKPPAPCPKNMTRELDCIPCPQYCDEKKNKFCTAMCTPPKECYCKRGYVYDNKNKCVLPKDCPKK, from the exons ATGAGACCGGTATctgtgctgctgctggtgtcGCTGA GTGCGGCCTTCGTACTGATCAGTGCACGCTCAGAGCCAAAACCTG AGCCCAAATGCCCAAAGAACCAACACTGGGAGGACCGTGGGACCGCATGTCCGAAAAACTGTCAAAATAAGGATGCATTAATCAAGTGTACAGCTGACACTGTGGCAGGATGTTTCTGTGATAAAGGGTACGTCTTCCAGTCTGGAGAATCCGGTCCCTGTGTCCTCATTAAGGATTGTCCTAAACCACCAG CACCGTGCCCCAAGAACATGACAAGGGAACTCGACTGCATCCCGTGTCCCCAATACTGCgatgaaaaaaagaacaagttTTGTACTGCGATGTGTACACCACCAAAAGAATGCTACTGTAAGCGAGGCTATGTGTATGATAACAAGAACAAATGCGTCCTTCCCAAGGATTGTCCGAAAAAGTAG